Proteins encoded by one window of Venturia canescens isolate UGA chromosome 2, ASM1945775v1, whole genome shotgun sequence:
- the Rtel1 gene encoding regulator of telomere elongation helicase 1 homolog isoform X2, with amino-acid sequence MPDVTINGITVTFPFEPYTVQEAYMSKVIECLQNKKHGVLESPTGTGKTLCLLCSSLSWLLVKKAQLQIQAVAGVLEQPDFGGQFFSKLRDGLENEAGSSDSQQNTNFGWVMPKIVYASRTHSQLSQAMQELKRTSYKHVKVAVLGSRDQLCIHPEVSREQNSSNKIHMCQAKVRARTCHYYNNVELRIQRKDEPVFKQEICDIEDLVKAGQKLKCCPYFLSKELKQSADITFMPYNYLLDPKTRKSQGIDLQGNIVLLDEAHNVEKTCEEAASLQISSTDVALCIAEITHVMEDVAKDMNDQVEFAFEGTGNVQKDFTPEDLCILKAMFLELEKAIDEIKLKNTEGGETLPGGFIFELLEKASLIHGKEQLVIDKLEKIIMYLSTTSTSPFTRKGNALQKFSDLLRTVFSSGGNNLRHRERVKQCYKVYVQREEPKKTGRSDAWESKKMPSKTDGKIISYWCFSPGFGMQQLVEQGIHSVILTSGTLSPLKPFISELGIPIDVQLENPHIVGGKQVIAGVLSEGPDGFQLNSSFNTRNDPKYISSLGRTIYNFSCLVPHGLLVFFPSYPVMKKCRDDWQSIGLWSKIADRKPIYVEPQSKDGFTNIMNEFYEKIRDPSCKGAIFLAVCRGKVSEGLDFANANGRAVIITGLPYPPLKDPRVMLKQRYLDENRVKQKEGLSGQQWYQLEASRAVNQAIGRIIRHRNDYGAILLCDCRFGSTQFKSQLSAWLRPHIKHFNNFGVITKDLRMFFRYAEQTLPKSEMRPLREISEFSLPAVPAKFDTVPTKILQTSSLNVSTTLRENNDSFNVNMYKETQMETSRDNDTSTKIEFSNGLGSKPMKSPINFANCKLKDDWDRCELTKDTNEPNPKRRKRIIMPTELYSNTSGPSTSNHSTEKSNPVEKKPEIGDKKELGKTYLRKVKRTLSQEKYKEFAAMIQNYTKNGDVDELLRCLEVLFPPSGKLQHLFVGFRSFLKKDHLSSFDIHVSLFPDVDSNV; translated from the exons atGCCGGACGTAACTATAAACGGAATAACCGTAACTTTTCCTTTCGAGCCTTACACTGTGCAAGAGGCTTACATGTCGAAAGTGATCGAGTGTTTGCAGAATAAAAAACACGGTGTTTTGGAATCACCGACAG GCACAGGAAAGACTCTCTGTCTTCTATGCTCTTCCCTGAGCTGGCTATTGGTGAAAAAGGCACAATTGCAAATTCAAGCAGTTGCAGGTGTCTTAGAACAACCAGACTTTGGCGGACAATTTTTTAGTAAACTTCGTGATGGATTGGAAAATGAAGCTGGTTCATCTGATTCCCAACAAAATACCAACTTTGGTTGGGTTATgccaaaaattgtttatgcCTCTCGAACTCATTCCCAACTCTCACAAGCTATGCAAGAACTCAAGAGAACTTCTTATAAACATGTTAAAGTTGCAGTTCTTGGCTCTAGAGATCAATTGTGCATTCATCCAGAAGTGTCCAGAGAACAAAATTCATCCAATAAGATTCACATGTGTCAAGCTAAAGTTAGAGCCAGAACTTGCCATTATTACAACAATGTTGAATTAAG GATTCAGAG AAAAGATGAACCAGTTTTCAAGCAAGAGATTTGTGACATAGAGGATCTGGTAAAAGCAGGCCAGAAATTGAAGTGTTGCccatattttttatcaaaggAATTGAAACAATCGGCAGACATAACATTTATGCCGTACAACTATCTTCTAGACCCCAAGACAAGAAAGTCCCAGGGAATAGATCTTCAGGGCAATATTGTACTTTTGGATGAAGCCCATAATGTAGAAAAAACATGTGAAGAAGCGGCATCATTACAG ATAAGCAGCACAGATGTTGCACTGTGTATTGCCGAAATAACACATGTGATGGAGGACGTTGCTAAAGACATGAATGATCAAGTTGAATTTGCATTTGAAGGAACTGGTAACGTACAAAAAGATTTTACTCCTGAAGACTTGTGTATATTAAAAGCTATGTTCCTCGAGCTTGAGAAAGCCATAGATGAGATAAAGCTAAAAAACACTGAAGGAGGAGAAACCTTACCAGGTGGTTTCATATTTGAACTTTTAGAAAAAGCATCG CTGATTCACGGCAAAGAACAATTGGTTATCgacaaattggaaaaaattataatgtaTTTGTCAACGACAAGTACCTCCCCGTTCACGAGGAAGGGAAACGCTCTCCAAAAATTTAGTGATCTCTTGCGAACGGTGTTCAGTAGTGGTGGCAACAACTTACGTCATCGCGAAAGAGTTAAACAGTGTTACAAAGTTTACGTGCAAAGAGAGGAACCGAAAAAAACGGGTCGAAGCGATGCCTGGGAGTCGAAAAAGATGCCTTCGAAAACGGACGGAAAAATCATCAGCTATTGGTGCTTCAGTCCTGGTTTTGG aaTGCAACAACTTGTTGAACAGGGTATTCATTCCGTCATACTAACGAGCGGCACATTATCTCCGCTTAAACCGTTCATATCAGAATTGGGAATTCCGATCGACGTTCAGCTTGAAAATCCTCATATTGTTGGCGGGAAACAAGTCATAGCAGGAGTTTTGAGTGAAGGACCCGACGGATTTCAACTCAATTCGTCGTTCAATACGAG AAACGATCCCAAATACATTAGTTCCCTTGGGAGAACAATTTACAACTTCAGTTGCCTCGTGCCACACGGGCTTCTGGTATTTTTCCCTTCGTATCccgtgatgaaaaaatgtcgggATGATTGGCAGAGTATCGGTTTATGGTCAAAGATTGCAGATAGAAAACCAATTTACGTCGAACCACAGTCAAAAGATGGTTTCACAAATATAATGAACGAATTTTATGAGAAAATACGAGATCCGTCGTGCAAAGGAGCTATCTTTTTGGCCGTTTGCCGTGGCAAAGTGAGCGAAGGCTTGGATTTTGCAAACGCTAACGGTCGAGCGGTCATTATCACGGGTCTTCCGTACCCGCCTCTCAAAGATCCTCGAGTAATGTTGAAACAACGATATTTGGATGAAAATCGAGTCAAGCAGAAAGAG GGCCTGTCTGGACAGCAGTGGTATCAGTTGGAAGCATCACGGGCTGTCAATCAAGCGATTGGGCGCATTATTCGTCACCGAAACGATTACGGAGCAATATTACTCTGCGATTGTCGTTTCGGAAGTACTCAGTTCAAAAGTCAATTGTCAGCCTGGCTCCGCCCTCACATCAAGCATTTTAATAATTTCGGAGTTATTACAAAGGATCTTCGAATGTTCTTTAGATACGCCGAACAGACT TTGCCGAAATCAGAAATGCGCCCACTTCGCGAAATCTCCGAATTTTCACTGCCGGCTGTACCAGCTAAATTCGACACGGTACCTACGAAAATACTTCAAACGAGTTCCCTCAATGTTTCTACGACGTTGCGCGAAAACAACGATAGTTTCAACGTCAATATGTACAAAGAAACGCAAATGGAAACTTCACGGGACAATGATACCAGTACAAAGATAGAGTTTTCAAACGGCTTGGGGTCTAAGCCAATGAAAAGTCCAATCAATTTTGCCAATTGTAAGCTCAAAGACGATTGGGATCGTTGTGAACTGACGAAAGACACAAATGAGCCCAACCCAAAGCGCCGGAAACGAATAATAATGCCAACTGAATTGTATTCCAATACTTCTGGTCCTTCCACGTCTAATCATTCGACAGAAAAGTCAAATCCCGTTGAAAAAAAGCCTGAGATCGGTGACAAAAAAGAATTAGGAAAAACATACTTGAGAAAGGTTAAACGAACTTTATCGCAAGAAAAGTATAAAGAATTTGCTGCTATGATACAAAACTACACTAAAAACGGCGACGTTGATGAACTCTTACGTTGTCTCGAAGTTTTGTTTCCTCCCAGtgggaaacttcagcatcttTTCGTAG gttTTCGCAGTTTCCTCAAAAAGGATCACCTGTCGTCGTTCGATATTCACGTTAGTCTTTTTCCGGACGTCGACTCAAATGTGTaa
- the Rtel1 gene encoding regulator of telomere elongation helicase 1 homolog isoform X3, translating into MPDVTINGITVTFPFEPYTVQEAYMSKVIECLQNKKHGVLESPTGTGKTLCLLCSSLSWLLVKKAQLQIQAVAGVLEQPDFGGQFFSKLRDGLENEAGSSDSQQNTNFGWVMPKIVYASRTHSQLSQAMQELKRTSYKHVKVAVLGSRDQLCIHPEVSREQNSSNKIHMCQAKVRARTCHYYNNVELRKDEPVFKQEICDIEDLVKAGQKLKCCPYFLSKELKQSADITFMPYNYLLDPKTRKSQGIDLQGNIVLLDEAHNVEKTCEEAASLQISSTDVALCIAEITHVMEDVAKDMNDQVEFAFEGTGNVQKDFTPEDLCILKAMFLELEKAIDEIKLKNTEGGETLPGGFIFELLEKASLIHGKEQLVIDKLEKIIMYLSTTSTSPFTRKGNALQKFSDLLRTVFSSGGNNLRHRERVKQCYKVYVQREEPKKTGRSDAWESKKMPSKTDGKIISYWCFSPGFGMQQLVEQGIHSVILTSGTLSPLKPFISELGIPIDVQLENPHIVGGKQVIAGVLSEGPDGFQLNSSFNTRNDPKYISSLGRTIYNFSCLVPHGLLVFFPSYPVMKKCRDDWQSIGLWSKIADRKPIYVEPQSKDGFTNIMNEFYEKIRDPSCKGAIFLAVCRGKVSEGLDFANANGRAVIITGLPYPPLKDPRVMLKQRYLDENRVKQKEGLSGQQWYQLEASRAVNQAIGRIIRHRNDYGAILLCDCRFGSTQFKSQLSAWLRPHIKHFNNFGVITKDLRMFFRYAEQTLPKSEMRPLREISEFSLPAVPAKFDTVPTKILQTSSLNVSTTLRENNDSFNVNMYKETQMETSRDNDTSTKIEFSNGLGSKPMKSPINFANCKLKDDWDRCELTKDTNEPNPKRRKRIIMPTELYSNTSGPSTSNHSTEKSNPVEKKPEIGDKKELGKTYLRKVKRTLSQEKYKEFAAMIQNYTKNGDVDELLRCLEVLFPPSGKLQHLFVGFRSFLKKDHLSSFDIHVSLFPDVDSNV; encoded by the exons atGCCGGACGTAACTATAAACGGAATAACCGTAACTTTTCCTTTCGAGCCTTACACTGTGCAAGAGGCTTACATGTCGAAAGTGATCGAGTGTTTGCAGAATAAAAAACACGGTGTTTTGGAATCACCGACAG GCACAGGAAAGACTCTCTGTCTTCTATGCTCTTCCCTGAGCTGGCTATTGGTGAAAAAGGCACAATTGCAAATTCAAGCAGTTGCAGGTGTCTTAGAACAACCAGACTTTGGCGGACAATTTTTTAGTAAACTTCGTGATGGATTGGAAAATGAAGCTGGTTCATCTGATTCCCAACAAAATACCAACTTTGGTTGGGTTATgccaaaaattgtttatgcCTCTCGAACTCATTCCCAACTCTCACAAGCTATGCAAGAACTCAAGAGAACTTCTTATAAACATGTTAAAGTTGCAGTTCTTGGCTCTAGAGATCAATTGTGCATTCATCCAGAAGTGTCCAGAGAACAAAATTCATCCAATAAGATTCACATGTGTCAAGCTAAAGTTAGAGCCAGAACTTGCCATTATTACAACAATGTTGAATTAAG AAAAGATGAACCAGTTTTCAAGCAAGAGATTTGTGACATAGAGGATCTGGTAAAAGCAGGCCAGAAATTGAAGTGTTGCccatattttttatcaaaggAATTGAAACAATCGGCAGACATAACATTTATGCCGTACAACTATCTTCTAGACCCCAAGACAAGAAAGTCCCAGGGAATAGATCTTCAGGGCAATATTGTACTTTTGGATGAAGCCCATAATGTAGAAAAAACATGTGAAGAAGCGGCATCATTACAG ATAAGCAGCACAGATGTTGCACTGTGTATTGCCGAAATAACACATGTGATGGAGGACGTTGCTAAAGACATGAATGATCAAGTTGAATTTGCATTTGAAGGAACTGGTAACGTACAAAAAGATTTTACTCCTGAAGACTTGTGTATATTAAAAGCTATGTTCCTCGAGCTTGAGAAAGCCATAGATGAGATAAAGCTAAAAAACACTGAAGGAGGAGAAACCTTACCAGGTGGTTTCATATTTGAACTTTTAGAAAAAGCATCG CTGATTCACGGCAAAGAACAATTGGTTATCgacaaattggaaaaaattataatgtaTTTGTCAACGACAAGTACCTCCCCGTTCACGAGGAAGGGAAACGCTCTCCAAAAATTTAGTGATCTCTTGCGAACGGTGTTCAGTAGTGGTGGCAACAACTTACGTCATCGCGAAAGAGTTAAACAGTGTTACAAAGTTTACGTGCAAAGAGAGGAACCGAAAAAAACGGGTCGAAGCGATGCCTGGGAGTCGAAAAAGATGCCTTCGAAAACGGACGGAAAAATCATCAGCTATTGGTGCTTCAGTCCTGGTTTTGG aaTGCAACAACTTGTTGAACAGGGTATTCATTCCGTCATACTAACGAGCGGCACATTATCTCCGCTTAAACCGTTCATATCAGAATTGGGAATTCCGATCGACGTTCAGCTTGAAAATCCTCATATTGTTGGCGGGAAACAAGTCATAGCAGGAGTTTTGAGTGAAGGACCCGACGGATTTCAACTCAATTCGTCGTTCAATACGAG AAACGATCCCAAATACATTAGTTCCCTTGGGAGAACAATTTACAACTTCAGTTGCCTCGTGCCACACGGGCTTCTGGTATTTTTCCCTTCGTATCccgtgatgaaaaaatgtcgggATGATTGGCAGAGTATCGGTTTATGGTCAAAGATTGCAGATAGAAAACCAATTTACGTCGAACCACAGTCAAAAGATGGTTTCACAAATATAATGAACGAATTTTATGAGAAAATACGAGATCCGTCGTGCAAAGGAGCTATCTTTTTGGCCGTTTGCCGTGGCAAAGTGAGCGAAGGCTTGGATTTTGCAAACGCTAACGGTCGAGCGGTCATTATCACGGGTCTTCCGTACCCGCCTCTCAAAGATCCTCGAGTAATGTTGAAACAACGATATTTGGATGAAAATCGAGTCAAGCAGAAAGAG GGCCTGTCTGGACAGCAGTGGTATCAGTTGGAAGCATCACGGGCTGTCAATCAAGCGATTGGGCGCATTATTCGTCACCGAAACGATTACGGAGCAATATTACTCTGCGATTGTCGTTTCGGAAGTACTCAGTTCAAAAGTCAATTGTCAGCCTGGCTCCGCCCTCACATCAAGCATTTTAATAATTTCGGAGTTATTACAAAGGATCTTCGAATGTTCTTTAGATACGCCGAACAGACT TTGCCGAAATCAGAAATGCGCCCACTTCGCGAAATCTCCGAATTTTCACTGCCGGCTGTACCAGCTAAATTCGACACGGTACCTACGAAAATACTTCAAACGAGTTCCCTCAATGTTTCTACGACGTTGCGCGAAAACAACGATAGTTTCAACGTCAATATGTACAAAGAAACGCAAATGGAAACTTCACGGGACAATGATACCAGTACAAAGATAGAGTTTTCAAACGGCTTGGGGTCTAAGCCAATGAAAAGTCCAATCAATTTTGCCAATTGTAAGCTCAAAGACGATTGGGATCGTTGTGAACTGACGAAAGACACAAATGAGCCCAACCCAAAGCGCCGGAAACGAATAATAATGCCAACTGAATTGTATTCCAATACTTCTGGTCCTTCCACGTCTAATCATTCGACAGAAAAGTCAAATCCCGTTGAAAAAAAGCCTGAGATCGGTGACAAAAAAGAATTAGGAAAAACATACTTGAGAAAGGTTAAACGAACTTTATCGCAAGAAAAGTATAAAGAATTTGCTGCTATGATACAAAACTACACTAAAAACGGCGACGTTGATGAACTCTTACGTTGTCTCGAAGTTTTGTTTCCTCCCAGtgggaaacttcagcatcttTTCGTAG gttTTCGCAGTTTCCTCAAAAAGGATCACCTGTCGTCGTTCGATATTCACGTTAGTCTTTTTCCGGACGTCGACTCAAATGTGTaa
- the Rtel1 gene encoding regulator of telomere elongation helicase 1 homolog isoform X1 codes for MPDVTINGITVTFPFEPYTVQEAYMSKVIECLQNKKHGVLESPTGTGKTLCLLCSSLSWLLVKKAQLQIQAVAGVLEQPDFGGQFFSKLRDGLENEAGSSDSQQNTNFGWVMPKIVYASRTHSQLSQAMQELKRTSYKHVKVAVLGSRDQLCIHPEVSREQNSSNKIHMCQAKVRARTCHYYNNVELRKDEPVFKQEICDIEDLVKAGQKLKCCPYFLSKELKQSADITFMPYNYLLDPKTRKSQGIDLQGNIVLLDEAHNVEKTCEEAASLQISSTDVALCIAEITHVMEDVAKDMNDQVEFAFEGTGNVQKDFTPEDLCILKAMFLELEKAIDEIKLKNTEGGETLPGGFIFELLEKASLIHGKEQLVIDKLEKIIMYLSTTSTSPFTRKGNALQKFSDLLRTVFSSGGNNLRHRERVKQCYKVYVQREEPKKTGRSDAWESKKMPSKTDGKIISYWCFSPGFGMQQLVEQGIHSVILTSGTLSPLKPFISELGIPIDVQLENPHIVGGKQVIAGVLSEGPDGFQLNSSFNTRNDPKYISSLGRTIYNFSCLVPHGLLVFFPSYPVMKKCRDDWQSIGLWSKIADRKPIYVEPQSKDGFTNIMNEFYEKIRDPSCKGAIFLAVCRGKVSEGLDFANANGRAVIITGLPYPPLKDPRVMLKQRYLDENRVKQKEGLSGQQWYQLEASRAVNQAIGRIIRHRNDYGAILLCDCRFGSTQFKSQLSAWLRPHIKHFNNFGVITKDLRMFFRYAEQTLPKSEMRPLREISEFSLPAVPAKFDTVPTKILQTSSLNVSTTLRENNDSFNVNMYKETQMETSRDNDTSTKIEFSNGLGSKPMKSPINFANCKLKDDWDRCELTKDTNEPNPKRRKRIIMPTELYSNTSGPSTSNHSTEKSNPVEKKPEIGDKKELGKTYLRKVKRTLSQEKYKEFAAMIQNYTKNGDVDELLRCLEVLFPPSGKLQHLFVGKVLHYFNMDLGGSVTHCKMLRNFENQSRVFLSR; via the exons atGCCGGACGTAACTATAAACGGAATAACCGTAACTTTTCCTTTCGAGCCTTACACTGTGCAAGAGGCTTACATGTCGAAAGTGATCGAGTGTTTGCAGAATAAAAAACACGGTGTTTTGGAATCACCGACAG GCACAGGAAAGACTCTCTGTCTTCTATGCTCTTCCCTGAGCTGGCTATTGGTGAAAAAGGCACAATTGCAAATTCAAGCAGTTGCAGGTGTCTTAGAACAACCAGACTTTGGCGGACAATTTTTTAGTAAACTTCGTGATGGATTGGAAAATGAAGCTGGTTCATCTGATTCCCAACAAAATACCAACTTTGGTTGGGTTATgccaaaaattgtttatgcCTCTCGAACTCATTCCCAACTCTCACAAGCTATGCAAGAACTCAAGAGAACTTCTTATAAACATGTTAAAGTTGCAGTTCTTGGCTCTAGAGATCAATTGTGCATTCATCCAGAAGTGTCCAGAGAACAAAATTCATCCAATAAGATTCACATGTGTCAAGCTAAAGTTAGAGCCAGAACTTGCCATTATTACAACAATGTTGAATTAAG AAAAGATGAACCAGTTTTCAAGCAAGAGATTTGTGACATAGAGGATCTGGTAAAAGCAGGCCAGAAATTGAAGTGTTGCccatattttttatcaaaggAATTGAAACAATCGGCAGACATAACATTTATGCCGTACAACTATCTTCTAGACCCCAAGACAAGAAAGTCCCAGGGAATAGATCTTCAGGGCAATATTGTACTTTTGGATGAAGCCCATAATGTAGAAAAAACATGTGAAGAAGCGGCATCATTACAG ATAAGCAGCACAGATGTTGCACTGTGTATTGCCGAAATAACACATGTGATGGAGGACGTTGCTAAAGACATGAATGATCAAGTTGAATTTGCATTTGAAGGAACTGGTAACGTACAAAAAGATTTTACTCCTGAAGACTTGTGTATATTAAAAGCTATGTTCCTCGAGCTTGAGAAAGCCATAGATGAGATAAAGCTAAAAAACACTGAAGGAGGAGAAACCTTACCAGGTGGTTTCATATTTGAACTTTTAGAAAAAGCATCG CTGATTCACGGCAAAGAACAATTGGTTATCgacaaattggaaaaaattataatgtaTTTGTCAACGACAAGTACCTCCCCGTTCACGAGGAAGGGAAACGCTCTCCAAAAATTTAGTGATCTCTTGCGAACGGTGTTCAGTAGTGGTGGCAACAACTTACGTCATCGCGAAAGAGTTAAACAGTGTTACAAAGTTTACGTGCAAAGAGAGGAACCGAAAAAAACGGGTCGAAGCGATGCCTGGGAGTCGAAAAAGATGCCTTCGAAAACGGACGGAAAAATCATCAGCTATTGGTGCTTCAGTCCTGGTTTTGG aaTGCAACAACTTGTTGAACAGGGTATTCATTCCGTCATACTAACGAGCGGCACATTATCTCCGCTTAAACCGTTCATATCAGAATTGGGAATTCCGATCGACGTTCAGCTTGAAAATCCTCATATTGTTGGCGGGAAACAAGTCATAGCAGGAGTTTTGAGTGAAGGACCCGACGGATTTCAACTCAATTCGTCGTTCAATACGAG AAACGATCCCAAATACATTAGTTCCCTTGGGAGAACAATTTACAACTTCAGTTGCCTCGTGCCACACGGGCTTCTGGTATTTTTCCCTTCGTATCccgtgatgaaaaaatgtcgggATGATTGGCAGAGTATCGGTTTATGGTCAAAGATTGCAGATAGAAAACCAATTTACGTCGAACCACAGTCAAAAGATGGTTTCACAAATATAATGAACGAATTTTATGAGAAAATACGAGATCCGTCGTGCAAAGGAGCTATCTTTTTGGCCGTTTGCCGTGGCAAAGTGAGCGAAGGCTTGGATTTTGCAAACGCTAACGGTCGAGCGGTCATTATCACGGGTCTTCCGTACCCGCCTCTCAAAGATCCTCGAGTAATGTTGAAACAACGATATTTGGATGAAAATCGAGTCAAGCAGAAAGAG GGCCTGTCTGGACAGCAGTGGTATCAGTTGGAAGCATCACGGGCTGTCAATCAAGCGATTGGGCGCATTATTCGTCACCGAAACGATTACGGAGCAATATTACTCTGCGATTGTCGTTTCGGAAGTACTCAGTTCAAAAGTCAATTGTCAGCCTGGCTCCGCCCTCACATCAAGCATTTTAATAATTTCGGAGTTATTACAAAGGATCTTCGAATGTTCTTTAGATACGCCGAACAGACT TTGCCGAAATCAGAAATGCGCCCACTTCGCGAAATCTCCGAATTTTCACTGCCGGCTGTACCAGCTAAATTCGACACGGTACCTACGAAAATACTTCAAACGAGTTCCCTCAATGTTTCTACGACGTTGCGCGAAAACAACGATAGTTTCAACGTCAATATGTACAAAGAAACGCAAATGGAAACTTCACGGGACAATGATACCAGTACAAAGATAGAGTTTTCAAACGGCTTGGGGTCTAAGCCAATGAAAAGTCCAATCAATTTTGCCAATTGTAAGCTCAAAGACGATTGGGATCGTTGTGAACTGACGAAAGACACAAATGAGCCCAACCCAAAGCGCCGGAAACGAATAATAATGCCAACTGAATTGTATTCCAATACTTCTGGTCCTTCCACGTCTAATCATTCGACAGAAAAGTCAAATCCCGTTGAAAAAAAGCCTGAGATCGGTGACAAAAAAGAATTAGGAAAAACATACTTGAGAAAGGTTAAACGAACTTTATCGCAAGAAAAGTATAAAGAATTTGCTGCTATGATACAAAACTACACTAAAAACGGCGACGTTGATGAACTCTTACGTTGTCTCGAAGTTTTGTTTCCTCCCAGtgggaaacttcagcatcttTTCGTAGGTAAGGTATTACATTATTTTAATATGGACCTTGGAGGTTCGGTAACCCATTGCAAGATgttgagaaatttcgaaaatcaatCCAGAGTGTTTTTGAGTAGATGA